DNA sequence from the Manihot esculenta cultivar AM560-2 chromosome 11, M.esculenta_v8, whole genome shotgun sequence genome:
TTCActtcattttctttccttttctttccttttcattaATTACATCAAACCATTCCTTGTTTGAATAAATGCAGCAAGGACAAGAAGAACCCATTATAAATTCATCTTGTTctcttctataatttttttttttaattattcaaattttgtaaaaatttttgTTATCTTCTTATAAGTGTATTAAATGTGGTACATCTCATAATGATAGAAACATAGTCTCAAATTTGATCTACtgcttaaattatatattttcacaTGAATTATTTCTACTACGACTCAGATTAACAACAAAAACTTCAACTTTATTATCACCGCTTATTATAATAATCTCTTCTACTCTTAATGTCTTCTTTCCAACTTTTGTAACTGTTATCAAACTTCTATAGGACTGTGGGGGAGGGGTTAGaagtaagatttttttttttttttttttttgataagcAAGACAAATTTATCTTTATTATCAATTTTCACTCCAACACTACCTAAATAAGTAATcaatttactaaaaatattatgATGATCTTGTACATTCATACATTCCTTTATTTTTAGTTGATACTATTCTTTCTTCAAATAAACTGTTTATAAGCGACTTTAATTTGTATAAATCCTCTGATTTCTCTAAGACATTTTATTCCACATCAAAAGCTAATATCAATCTAATCGTACTCACGACTCTTCGTAGTATCTCCTAATCATTATCCTTAATCGTTACTAGTCGTTTTTAATTCAAAGTTTTAATCGATTCTTATTGTATGAGGATATTTTTCACAGTGTGCTGTCATCGATTAAATCTAGTGTTCAAAAATTTACTTGATTGATATAAACTTACTCCACAATAAATCTactattaaagaaaaataatttacaactattatttatttttcttctttctaaTCAGAACTTTAAACATAATTTCATcctaatcaaaattttaataataatacactttttattttatattaaactaCTAATTCTGTTGAACACATAGTaaaggattttttttataattaattactggttattgaaaattaatgtactaagatatattatattacatatatgaaaattttacataaattatatatataaaagaaaaattatagtaCAACCTCACAACTGTGATCAAAGTAATCATTTATTTGAATTGGcgaataattcaaatttaaaatagctTAATTATGTATACGTAATTAAACGTTAAATTTCAGGAAATTTACAAAAAGGGAGGAAGGAGATTTGGCTTTGTAAATATAGGGCCTTACGGTTGTGCACCATTCACTTGAGCACTAAGCACCAACGGTGGCTGCCTGTTAGAAGCCACAGCTCTAATAAAACTACACAACAAAGGACTTTCAAAAGcacttgaagatctagaggaagaactgGAAGGATCTGAATATTCAGTTTAACCGGATTTAATTAAATGACTCTAATAAGATCTTTTTCAAGATATTTTAGTAAAATTATcacttatataaaaaaatgttaaactttcttttattattttataaaataacttgAGTTTTATACTCTCATTTTTAGTGATTTATTTTTCAGTTGTACTCAATTTTTATTATCAGAAATAATTTTAtgcttattgtaaatatttattttgatataaaaaatcaatcaaCAGTAAGAAATATCATAgataaacaaaatatatatatataagaaacaAAAGAAGCAAGGCATTTTATTGAAGATGACATCAGATCCTATATTATTTTGCAGCAATAACATCACCTGGGATGTTCAAGATCAGAGATGATGAGATGCATATTTATTTAGTGGATACGCCATAGTAATATATGACGAATGCCTTACTTGATATATAACTAGCTACTTAATAATATACTTTGAAGGGCCTAGCTCTAGCAGCTTGGGTACGAGGCATCTGAATCTGAATCTGAAGGTTGGAGTTATCAGAGGAGGATTTAAAAAAGTCGTGAACCCCGTAAGGTCGCACATATCCTTTCGTTTTATTCCACATCCATTCAGCTAATAGTTCATTGGCAGCATCTGTGTTATGGACGCCATCAAAAAATACATACTCTGCCTTGTTTCCACATACACAATATTCATATTCCAAAGCTCCACAAGCTTCCCCACGATATGTCGAGTTCCCACAGCAAGCACTGCTCCCATTTTTGAACCCTGATCATACATATATATCATCCAAATGAatcttatatatgtatattagaCAAAAGACAGAACAGAGAGAGAAGCTGATTAAAATTACCGTAATCTTCAGGTGCATCAATCAGGCAGCCGATGGCATCATATGCATTAAAGACTGTATAATTGAGGTCTGGATACTCTTCTCCTAGTTCCACAAGTGTACGATTTAGTTCATCTCTGTGTGCTTCTGCATATATTGCTAAAGTTTCATTCAATTTTCCATATTTTTGTTTAACAAAAGGGAGACCACCTAATTGTGCCACGTTCTGAACTACAAATTTTCTTGCTCCAATAGCATACAAAGCCTGCGCTAAATCAACAATACAACAACACTTATATGTAGATGCACGTAAAGCAATGCTTCATCTTAAATATTATTGACAAGGAATAGACGATTATCAAACCTTGATTGCATCCAATATGCCTGCAACCACCTTGTCCACTATAATTGTATGATTTCCTATAAAGTATACGGAATCGAAATAATCTTGTGCACCTATGCTAATCAAGTAAACAGCCATATTCACCCTCCTCTTCACTTCAGTTTCGTTATATAAGAGTTTCCATAAGTCTATGACGAAGTTAAAAAGCTCAACCTGGCTTGTAAGGTTCAGCTGAAACATAGAACaagaaaattataatacaaACAGTGCTCTTTTAGCCTCAAAATTTCAGTTTCTTATTGTTTATATAGAGCGAGATCTATACAGACAAAATCACTCAAAAACAAATATCAAGACTACGTGCTTACAGAAGTTTCGTCCTTCTTACTATCAAGAACAGTTGCACCCTCAATGGCGAAATTGGCACCATAAGTGAAATCTTCACTTCCGTTGAGAGCAGGAATTAGAAAAGGAAATCCCTCCTTTTCAGCTGTGCATGCAATCAAAGCACAACACTAGAGTTAATCAAATTTCTCATTAATCTCGATTTATATATGTTATATACATCTTACATACCAATAAAATCAGCCACTGTGCGACCATCGGAATATCTTCCCGTAGGATGGCCAGTAAAGAAGGTGGTGCCGTATGGTGAATGAAAAGAAGGAAGATACTCATCAggatttaagaatattttattgCCTGGATCATAGAGTCCATCCCCAAAAATGAAGAAATATTTATCAAAGGAGTAAACTGGGGTTGGATTGACAAGGGTGAGAACTGATAAACTTAAAATGAACAACGAATGAGCTAAACAGATTGCCATTGCACAACTTTAATTGAGCTTATGTAGATTTGGTTTCTTTGTGGTTTGAGTTTGGCCATTTCTGATTCCAATTTATAATGGTTATAGATTAGATAGGAGTCTACTATATTCAACATATGTATGCAAATGTGAAAATCATTCTTTAAGAATTTTAGATGCTTACATGTTTTACTTAagtttttgaataattttatttattaaatattataattttatatttttaaaaaaatttgatgaaattctaaaaaaattaatgacgaAGATCAATGTGTTTTGATTACACTTTTATGGTCGTTATTTTAGCATATTATTTATGGTGTATACTTCTTAGCTTAAGAAATGAGTAAAAAAGACTATCTAAAATactcattatattttttattacaataaaattaaatttaaatttaccatcaaaaattaatttattttaaatctttattcttttatttatttataaaatttgtatttaattttatatagtttAATAACACTCCAAGAGATTGTACATATTTGaataattaagaatttttttatatagtttttaagctaatatatatatatatattattattattttaatattttcattaaaataatataaaaaatagtgcGTAGGTTAGAGATATCTAAAACTTAAGTTTAGATATTCTGGATGTAATTTAtccattttcataaatattaaactttattttttataggataataatatgaaatttaaaatttttgtgagAAATGACCTTGAATTTCAATTATCAAATATTATTGAAAGATATAACTATATTTtgtagaattaaaattaaaaaaaaaagttaattaaggCTTAAGAAAATCATCATACAACTTTTGATTATTTTGTTTGCCCTAAATAAAGttagattatattttttaaaccaTCTTTTTTTAgtttcaatatttaaataattaaggatttctttatttttttaattaattagttattaaattattataaaataatttatattattataataagtactAAATTTGATtcattgttaaaattaatttattttatctttttaactaatttatccatactttttaaatataatttttatcttttaagtctTAATTAAAGAATGATAATTTGATTTGTAAATTTGAAACTTTCACAATGACAAAAAATTCCTTCTCAAATCTTATTTATAACGATAAGAAaaggatttatatatatatgatttttttgaatttaatataaaatttcgtgaataaaatattaaactttgacttttttttaaataaaataattgaaataatttttttcctcacttttattttttttttaactttcacataattaaaatattttttttttcaaatcgaattaatgagataaaactaaaattaaaaaataaaaataaatttatgaaactGCTGTAAATTTATGTACATATATGCACACTCATAATCTAATAACTTAATATATAGGctagttaattattttttttaagtgatTATATCTTAGATATtctctataaaatatttttattttcaattatgacaaaaaaaatttaaatagaatttaaCTGCTGATAAGATTAATATGATATATAAATATCATTGTTtgcattattaaaaattatctaaaaattgTTTGCagtattaaaaatttgattggacaattaatatgatatataaatatcaaaataaaattaaataatatccaattcaaatttatttagtttgtttgttttttaaaaacACTTACAGCATATCTATTTCTTCGGTAAGCAGGTtcgatttaatatttaaaatcattaTCATCGcgtatttagtttttatttatgcaaatcaattttaaaagaaaaaaagtttattgggtttatttttaaaaaaatatttaatattacattacatattaaaatcatCATATTAATTTTTCAGCCTTGTAAGGTgataataacttttttttttattttaaaacagaTTAAGTTTCATAATCAATTTTTTGGAATATTATCAactttttggaaagaaaaaattTGTAACTGTGGGTTATGATAACTTTTTTGAATGGAAATACATTTCCagtaaatttcatatttttttatttttattttgaattgaaaatttaatataagtAGAACTAGCAATCTAATTAATGCgttaattatcaattaaatatttgtatCTTTGCCTAAATTAATCTAGAATGTTTTGATAAGTTAAACACTATTTCTAGCTCCAAGCAGGGACGCTACTATTGATAGAGACCAATTGctgattttgttttcttttatttataaataacctggttttgtttttaaatttaaattttataatttctttttagaAAAACTCACTCATATAAAAGCCTTCAAAAATAAAccctaaataaattttaaaaataaataattttgaataaaaaataaattgtctCATTAAATATATCATCCCTCTTAAATAGTtgtataaaaaatctaaaaaattttaaaatactaaaaaaaaaagactttagAGACAATTTTGAGACcgtattaaaatcaatttaatttaatttaaattatttataaattttatataaatctaaaattattaatctttttataCTTCAATTTTTTACtaagtttatcttttattatattttaattaaaatagaaaaaagtaaCTTTCACctgataaaattgaaaaattaaaataaatgattttaatatgtaa
Encoded proteins:
- the LOC122725086 gene encoding GDSL esterase/lipase-like, yielding MAICLAHSLFILSLSVLTLVNPTPVYSFDKYFFIFGDGLYDPGNKIFLNPDEYLPSFHSPYGTTFFTGHPTGRYSDGRTVADFIAEKEGFPFLIPALNGSEDFTYGANFAIEGATVLDSKKDETSLNLTSQVELFNFVIDLWKLLYNETEVKRRVNMAVYLISIGAQDYFDSVYFIGNHTIIVDKVVAGILDAIKALYAIGARKFVVQNVAQLGGLPFVKQKYGKLNETLAIYAEAHRDELNRTLVELGEEYPDLNYTVFNAYDAIGCLIDAPEDYGFKNGSSACCGNSTYRGEACGALEYEYCVCGNKAEYVFFDGVHNTDAANELLAEWMWNKTKGYVRPYGVHDFFKSSSDNSNLQIQIQMPRTQAARARPFKVYY